One genomic window of Phycisphaerales bacterium includes the following:
- a CDS encoding 3-hydroxybutyryl-CoA dehydrogenase, with protein MAIEAAGIEKVGVVGAGQMGGGIAQVSAVAGLGVTVFDASADQVERCKATHQKLLARAVEKGRMEQEDADAALGRISYATDVGELGDRQIVIEAVVENEQVKRDIFAKLDEVTPKDAILATNTSSISITAIAAATKRPEKVIGMHFFYPVPVMGLVEVINGLATEEGVTKAVLELSERMGKTAVPANDRAGFVSNRILMPMINEAFYAWMEGVAEPEHIDEIMKLGMNHPMGPLRLADFIGLDTCAHIMNVLADGLHSERYRPCPKLEQLVTAGRLGNKTKHGVYEY; from the coding sequence ATGGCGATCGAGGCGGCTGGGATCGAGAAGGTTGGTGTGGTCGGAGCGGGTCAGATGGGCGGCGGCATCGCGCAGGTCTCGGCGGTCGCCGGTCTGGGTGTGACCGTCTTCGACGCCTCGGCCGACCAGGTCGAGCGGTGCAAGGCCACGCACCAGAAGCTCCTCGCCCGCGCCGTCGAGAAGGGCCGGATGGAGCAGGAGGACGCCGACGCCGCCCTGGGCCGCATCTCGTACGCCACCGACGTCGGCGAGCTGGGCGACCGCCAGATCGTGATCGAGGCCGTCGTCGAGAACGAGCAGGTCAAGCGCGACATCTTCGCGAAGCTCGACGAGGTGACGCCGAAGGACGCCATCCTGGCGACCAACACCAGCAGCATCTCGATCACCGCCATCGCCGCCGCCACGAAGCGGCCCGAGAAGGTCATCGGCATGCACTTCTTCTACCCCGTGCCGGTCATGGGGCTGGTCGAGGTCATCAACGGCCTGGCGACCGAGGAGGGCGTGACGAAGGCCGTGCTCGAGCTCTCCGAGCGCATGGGCAAGACGGCCGTGCCCGCCAACGACCGCGCGGGCTTCGTCTCCAACCGCATCCTGATGCCGATGATCAACGAGGCCTTCTACGCATGGATGGAGGGCGTGGCCGAGCCCGAGCACATCGACGAGATCATGAAGCTGGGCATGAACCACCCGATGGGCCCGCTGCGCCTCGCTGATTTCATCGGCCTGGACACCTGCGCCCACATCATGAACGTGCTGGCCGACGGCCTGCACAGCGAGCGCTACCGCCCGTGCCCCAAGCTCGAGCAGCTCGTGACGGCGGGACGGCTGGGCAACAAGACCAAGCACGGCGTGTACGAGTACTAG
- a CDS encoding tetratricopeptide repeat protein — protein sequence MDRIAQLGKMLDADPSDTFVLYSLGQEHAKAGRHDEAVGFYERCIEADAGEHYAYFHMARSLEAMGEDERAAEALRIGLTRATADGNQKAAGEIEAYLSQLA from the coding sequence ATGGACCGCATCGCCCAGCTCGGCAAGATGCTCGACGCCGACCCGAGCGACACCTTCGTGCTGTACTCGCTGGGCCAGGAGCACGCCAAGGCCGGCCGGCACGACGAGGCCGTCGGCTTCTACGAGCGGTGCATCGAGGCCGACGCGGGCGAGCACTACGCCTACTTCCACATGGCCCGCTCGCTCGAGGCGATGGGCGAGGACGAGCGCGCCGCCGAGGCCCTCCGCATCGGCCTCACCCGCGCCACCGCCGACGGCAACCAGAAGGCCGCCGGCGAGATCGAGGCGTACCTGTCCCAGCTCGCCTGA
- a CDS encoding RecX family transcriptional regulator: protein MPEPKTISLSPRGPNRWKLVTPNHRGATIDDAAVVDGGLVNGDPWTLELEERASRVVAEAGARIAATRLLRVRPRSSTELRERLGKRFPKAAADRAVDALVRSGAIDDARLAHDMAEHLGELKPHAREAIRDRLERAQLGADALEAALDAHAPSTREGERADDAARAQLRRLRSLSLTPEATRRRLYGALARRGFDAETAAEAVERILGVDDDGF, encoded by the coding sequence GTGCCCGAGCCGAAGACCATCTCGCTTTCGCCCAGGGGCCCCAACCGCTGGAAGCTGGTGACGCCCAACCACCGCGGCGCGACCATCGACGACGCGGCCGTGGTCGACGGCGGGCTGGTCAACGGCGATCCATGGACGCTCGAACTCGAAGAGCGTGCCAGCCGCGTCGTCGCCGAGGCGGGCGCACGAATCGCCGCTACAAGGCTGCTGCGGGTGAGGCCCAGGTCGAGCACTGAGCTGCGCGAGCGATTGGGCAAGCGCTTCCCTAAGGCCGCCGCGGATCGAGCCGTCGACGCGCTCGTCCGCAGCGGGGCCATCGACGACGCCCGGCTCGCGCACGACATGGCCGAGCACCTGGGCGAGCTCAAGCCGCACGCGCGCGAGGCCATCCGCGACCGCCTGGAGCGCGCGCAGCTCGGAGCCGACGCGCTCGAAGCCGCCCTCGACGCCCATGCCCCCAGCACGCGGGAAGGCGAGCGGGCCGACGACGCCGCTCGGGCCCAGCTCCGCCGGCTGCGGTCGCTCTCGCTCACGCCCGAGGCCACTCGGCGGCGGCTGTACGGCGCCCTGGCCCGCCGGGGCTTCGACGCCGAGACCGCGGCGGAGGCCGTGGAGCGGATCCTGGGCGTCGACGACGACGGATTCTGA
- a CDS encoding rhodanese-like domain-containing protein: MTGSFDEQGLPAGYPFKPSYEVSPRRAAEMMASGEALLVDVRLAEELDVASLPGVADHVHAPLHELNDHLDDIEDAANGRPILTLCHHGVRSIKAALALRGCGFEGALSIAGGIENWSLAIDPSVPRYLRDGAHCTLVE; encoded by the coding sequence GTGACCGGCTCGTTCGACGAGCAAGGCCTTCCCGCGGGCTACCCGTTCAAGCCGAGCTACGAAGTCTCGCCCAGGCGTGCGGCCGAGATGATGGCCAGCGGCGAGGCGCTGCTCGTCGACGTTCGCCTGGCCGAAGAGCTGGATGTCGCGTCATTGCCGGGCGTCGCCGACCACGTTCACGCGCCGCTGCACGAGCTCAACGACCACCTAGACGACATCGAGGACGCCGCCAACGGCAGGCCGATCCTCACGCTCTGCCATCACGGCGTGCGATCGATCAAGGCCGCGCTGGCGCTGCGTGGCTGCGGATTCGAGGGCGCTCTGTCGATCGCCGGCGGCATCGAGAACTGGTCGCTGGCCATTGACCCATCGGTGCCCCGCTACCTGCGCGACGGGGCCCACTGCACGCTGGTGGAGTAG